From Micromonospora sp. NBC_01699, a single genomic window includes:
- a CDS encoding diacylglycerol/lipid kinase family protein, with the protein MTRVAVIAHRRKTLGGGLDELRTRLADEGVTDLLWYEVPKSRKAPKKVRKAVDKGAELILVWGGDGMVQHCVDTLAGWDGATGIIPAGTANLLATNLGIPQDLEAAVKIALHGDRRRIDLGRVNGRHFAVMAGAGFDAEMISDADRQLKDSMGKLAYVWTGLRHVRDEVVPVKIKVDGEKWFDGEASCVLFGNVSTITGGIEAFDDARPDDGRLEIGVATGHGVIDWARTLGRMAVGRSENSPLVEITQGRKVDVRFGTPQTYEVDGGACGTDKRLKVRVVPSAITVCVPAQRDGERATGD; encoded by the coding sequence ATGACCAGGGTTGCGGTGATCGCCCACCGCAGGAAGACGCTCGGCGGCGGGCTGGACGAGCTGCGTACGCGGCTCGCCGACGAGGGCGTCACCGATCTGCTCTGGTACGAGGTGCCGAAAAGCCGCAAAGCTCCCAAGAAGGTACGGAAGGCGGTGGACAAGGGAGCCGAGCTGATCCTGGTCTGGGGCGGGGACGGCATGGTCCAGCACTGCGTGGACACCCTCGCCGGCTGGGACGGCGCCACCGGCATCATCCCGGCCGGTACGGCCAACCTGCTCGCCACCAACCTCGGCATCCCGCAGGACCTCGAAGCGGCCGTCAAGATCGCCCTGCACGGCGACCGCCGCCGGATCGACCTCGGTCGGGTCAACGGTCGGCACTTCGCGGTGATGGCCGGCGCCGGATTCGACGCGGAGATGATCTCGGACGCCGACCGGCAGCTCAAGGACAGCATGGGGAAACTGGCCTACGTCTGGACCGGCCTGCGGCACGTACGCGACGAGGTCGTGCCGGTGAAGATCAAGGTCGACGGGGAGAAGTGGTTCGACGGCGAGGCGAGCTGTGTGCTGTTCGGCAACGTCAGCACGATCACCGGCGGCATCGAGGCGTTCGACGACGCCCGCCCGGACGACGGCCGGCTGGAGATCGGTGTCGCCACCGGGCACGGGGTGATCGACTGGGCCCGTACCCTCGGCCGAATGGCGGTCGGCCGATCCGAGAACTCGCCGTTGGTGGAGATCACTCAGGGGCGGAAGGTCGACGTCCGGTTCGGCACGCCCCAGACGTACGAGGTCGACGGTGGTGCGTGCGGCACCGACAAGCGGTTGAAGGTGCGGGTGGTGCCGTCCGCCATCACGGTGTGCGTACCCGCCCAGCGCGACGGCGAGCGGGCAACGGGCGACTAG
- a CDS encoding DUF6624 domain-containing protein: MTGAVEHPLADELVARMDRDQEARDGVVGRTSDPAVRDRVAAVDAENTGWLRSVLDRHGWPLRSVVGEQAAGAAWLLAQHADRDPAFQRDCLALLAGAVSDGEASPAHLAYLTDRVRRAEGKPQLYGTQFWYGPDGTGELTPQPIEDLPGLDERRRTAGLGPFAEYEAHMRRRETDDEPD, translated from the coding sequence GTGACCGGGGCGGTGGAACACCCACTGGCCGACGAACTCGTCGCCCGGATGGATCGTGACCAGGAGGCTCGGGACGGGGTAGTGGGCCGTACGTCCGACCCGGCCGTCCGGGACCGGGTCGCCGCCGTCGACGCCGAGAACACCGGTTGGCTGAGGTCGGTGTTGGACCGGCACGGCTGGCCGTTGCGCAGTGTGGTCGGCGAGCAGGCGGCTGGCGCCGCCTGGCTGCTGGCCCAGCACGCCGACCGCGACCCGGCATTCCAGCGTGACTGCCTGGCCCTCCTCGCAGGCGCGGTGAGCGACGGCGAGGCGAGCCCGGCCCACCTGGCCTACCTCACCGACCGGGTCCGTCGAGCAGAAGGCAAACCCCAGTTGTACGGCACCCAGTTCTGGTACGGCCCCGACGGCACGGGCGAACTGACTCCCCAACCGATCGAAGACCTTCCCGGACTGGACGAACGACGTCGGACGGCGGGCCTCGGACCGTTCGCCGAGTACGAGGCGCACATGCGTCGACGCGAAACCGACGACGAGCCCGACTGA
- a CDS encoding VOC family protein, which translates to MEQQVHFVTVATADLDAARRFYVDGLDWSPTLDVPGEILFFQIGPGIMLGLFDAAQFTADLGPGDLGAAHLGAPADVTPRGFTLSHNVSSPQEVDRVLAAAAAAGAAIRKPGQPASFGGYHGHFADPNGLLWEIAHNPGWSVTPTGTVLLAPANPETSG; encoded by the coding sequence ATGGAGCAACAGGTGCATTTCGTGACGGTGGCGACCGCCGACCTCGACGCCGCCCGGCGGTTCTATGTCGACGGACTCGACTGGAGCCCGACGCTCGACGTGCCCGGTGAGATCCTCTTCTTCCAGATCGGACCGGGGATCATGCTGGGCCTGTTCGACGCGGCGCAGTTCACCGCCGATCTCGGTCCGGGTGATCTCGGCGCGGCCCACCTCGGCGCCCCGGCCGACGTCACACCGCGCGGCTTCACCCTGTCGCACAACGTGTCCAGCCCGCAGGAGGTCGACCGGGTGCTCGCCGCGGCGGCGGCCGCCGGTGCCGCCATCCGCAAACCCGGCCAGCCGGCCTCCTTTGGCGGCTACCACGGCCACTTCGCCGACCCGAACGGCCTGCTCTGGGAGATCGCCCACAACCCCGGCTGGTCCGTCACCCCCACCGGCACCGTCCTCCTCGCCCCCGCCAACCCCGAAACCTCCGGTTGA